From the Lactuca sativa cultivar Salinas chromosome 9, Lsat_Salinas_v11, whole genome shotgun sequence genome, the window AAGTATTCTCATGAGAGCTAAATCTCTTAACAACTAATATGATAAATGTCATGACTTATAGTATATTAAGGTGTTGTTTTTTGTCTGCTGATCTTTTTGGCTTCTTCTGTCTGTCCCGCGTAGACATTagccttcgcagactgtttgttttttttaagactTCAGACCTAAAAATGTATACGCATCCTCTTCTTGGCGTAAATATGGACCCGAGTCTTCTAAAAACTTCAGATATCTTCTAgactaaacacacacacacacacacacacacacacatatatatatatatatatatatatatatatatatatatatatatatatatttatttatttatttatttatttttttagttttttttaatttatatttattcaaactttattaatgataaacaattttaaaaaaaaaaagttacaataccTTAGAAAAAAGGTTCGAAgacacaaacatgatatttttaattaatttataaataaatatttattacaataatggtcgttgaagttgtttatataaatataaaaaaaatcataatatattcttatattttttgtgccaaattttataaaacattattgaAGAGAGCATCATcaattttttaagaaaatatttatATGATacgtttttaattgatttaattgaaaaaaatcgAAGTTTAGTTTCctcatttatgtatcaaattctttaATTCCTAATTACAATGTTTAGCAGTTTAGGTATAACTTTGCGActattgttggtttttatcaaatatatacgttaattcgtACCgtttttattttcactttttatacaataatatataaaagtttatctagatttgttaattatttataacaaagttataaaaatattttaaaaatcattttgaagttaaaaaaatcagtttatttagagtttagtttattttattactctgcagatgttaaaaaaacaattttttttttcagactgcagacgtttggtctaCTTCTTCTACTACAGAGGTCTACAGATGTTAtctgcagactgcagacattttgcctcaaaaaaacaaataacaccTAACATGATAACTTAGCCTACTAAAATGATAATTGATAGGTTCACAAGTCATACTCAATGGATTAATATTCATAAATCAACCCAGTCCAAAAATGTCATAGTTAAACTACTAGGCTTGTTAGCTTGTTACCATATTCACAAACAAAACTCCACAATATACGAAACAAAATTCAAGTTTTTTGTTTAGTCTTATTTAAAAAATTAGATATATtccaaaaatcatttttctttttgtcaAGTTGCTTAACAATAACTTACAAGTAATTACGGTGGTAGGACCGCTATAACGCTTACATAAATGAATCGCATTAAACGCATCGCTATTAGCGCCATTGCTATACAAGACCACTATTTGATACAACTATTATCAAGAAAAGTTGTCAATCACCTTAAGAATTTTTTTGGACAAATTATTGTCTATTTCTCACAACTCCTCGCCGATCAACGCTTAAGCATCTAAATTTTATTCCTAGGAATAACTATTAAACATAGTTCACTTATACTGACGTTTTGAAGATACAAACCGTAACATCCTTTGTTTTTagtcaaatttgaaaaataaaaatctcATTCAGATTCaaacattaaataaataaaagtgtttcaAAACTAGAAAACTACAAAGGATGTCTCAAGCATACATCAATGATCAAACATCACTAAGGTAGCATTGGTACAAATTCAAAAGTCCAAAAACATGGAACAAAATCCAACACTTGTATATCTCCAATTGCTCATATAAATTTGCATCTCTTTCCACAAGTGTCTATAACTTCATTATACGAGACACGGCAAAATAATACGCTGCACTAAAAAAAGTGTAGCGAGACACATAGGTTTTTGACTACATAAAAGTAATAATAGATAAACACCATATGAAAAGACATCAATATAAAATCACATGGCACATCTAACATGGCACATCTAACAACAATAACACATTTGTTATCACAAAATCATTGCATTATGGAATTACATTGCATAAGTAAACACATATTCTTCCCACTGCAAGGGAAGCTTGTATCTCATATACCATCGGTAACTACATGGCTTTAGGAACTCCTAGTTATGTAAATGGGGGAGTGACACATCAAGAGGAAGTCATAAAGGAAGCCATATATAAGAGGACTACATTGAGAGGAATTTATAAGCTACAACGCTTGCGTAGGAAAACACACTATTTCTATGGGAGGAGTAATGATGAATGAGTGGAATTAAACAGTGTCGTAAAATTTTCAACTAGGTCCTGCCTAAAAGCCTAACGATTAATCCATGTCTACAAAATGAGCAAAACATCAACAAACAATggaattttaacactttgaaaaAGTTTTATCGTAACAAAAACTATTTGAAGAATGATtaatgttgtattaatcatattaaactattttgttatgatattagtggtatttacaaACTTTCTTATGATATTgttcaatttaatttttttaaattcaatGAATTAACAATTTACGATCCCTGCTTAATCCATGCCCAGCCGATTAATCCATTAACCTCATTCTACCGACAAGCTAATGACGAACGTTTTTACAACCTTGGAATTATATCATTAACTTCTACACCTAAATGAGAGTTCTAAGTACTTGGTGCTTTATGAATAAGAATGAAAGGAGTTTAAAGTAGATGTTACCCACCTCATAAAGACATGTTAGCTAAAAGGGAGCACATCCACAAACATCAAACACATACAGACACTATTCTTAAACCATTCGTTTTGTCTCCAACGAGACTTGGACCCTCACTCTTTCGCTGAGGTATTATCTTTTCTACAAAAAGATGTTACCCACGGACTCCTAGTTTAGGCCATTTTTAAAAACCCAACTCCAGAGATTTTATATCTGGATTAGTTCACAATTCTTTGGTGTCTAACAGCAATCAGTAGTAGTAATAGTAGTAGTAATACAGTGTCAATCATTGCAATTTACAAACCCAAATGTAGTCGCAGTCTCATTATAAATTGCTATGTCAAAAGTTTAAAACCACAGACTCCATTAATAGTGTTTTAAAtaggaagaaaaaaaatattataaaaaaaaaaaaaaaaaaaaagtagcagCATTTTGTGGTCATCCTGGAACTACCCCTTACCTTAAAAGCAGAAAAAACTTCAACAAAAGGTCTTTCCAACATGTTCTTCACAGAAAACCACAACACACCACTCCTGCTGTCATCCATCTTCAATTCTGCAAACAACCAGAGGACAATTATGTCAATTCACTATTTCACGCATAGGCAACAAGTTCAAGAAAATAAATTGATACTTACCAGGTCACCAATACAGCAGGATTCAAGTCACCGAATTATAAAAATCTAGGTTTTCTATCAGCTGGCTTCAAGATTTGGAAAGAACACATTAAGCTCTCATCAACACTCATCATAGCACCAGCATTATCAAATTCACCACAATAATTTGGAGCAGAGAATATAGTAACAAGCTGTCTATCAGCAAAGAATTCATACCCATCTTCTACAACCTGCAAAAATGACAAACCAACATTCCAATTAgtaccatatatatatacatgaatatCAATAAATGTAATGTGAATGTGAATAAAACCTGATGAGCACGACAAACAAGGTCCATATCATGCTGCATTAAGAACTCTGCAACTTTATCAGGACCAAAAGTATAAGAAACTCCCCTATCATTCATTCCCCAACCTTTAATGTCACGATTAGGATCTGACCAGAGTAAATCACAAAGCAAACCGGTGTCTGGAACATCAGTGGGGCGAGGTAAGTTTCTTATTTGATCTAAGTTTGTAAGATCAGGAGAAAGACCACCATGCATGCATAGTATTTTGTCATCTATAAGAGCAGCAACAGGAAGACAATTGAAACAATCAGTAAAAGTTTTCCAAAGTCTAACATTGAATCGGCGTTTACATTCGTCATAGAAGCCATAGATCCTGTTGATGGAAGCACATTCATGGTTTCCTCTTAAAAGGAAGAAGTTTTCAGGGAATTTGATTTTGTAGGCGAGTAAAAGGCATATGGTTTCAAGACTCTGCTTCCCACGATCCACATAGTCCCCTAGAAACAAGTAATTTGCATCTGGAGGAAACCCTCCATATTCAAACAGCCTTAACAGATCACCGTATTGTCCATGAATGTCACCTGTTTTCACAGAGATCAAACAGTTAAATATGGATTCTACACCATACAATCAGAACAAAAAATCAGATAAGATCCTCACGACAAACAACAAATACGCAATGGAACAAGATAATGAAAAATCGCTACAAAAAACAAACAGTATTTGAAATTTGAATACATCAAGGAAATCAGATTATCGTTTTTCTTACCGCAGATCTTAATGGGAGCTTCGAGCTCTAGAAGATTAGGCTGTTGAAGAAAGATTTCTCGAGCAGCGGCACATAGTTGACGGATCTCCGCTTCCGAAAGCTGAACCTGCCGGACGGTTCTCGCTAGCCGGAACTCCAATAGCCGATTGATTATATCATCGAGTACGGCAGGGTCTATTCCCTGACCATTTTGAGCCATTGATCTCTAAATACTTCTACCTCCCTCGAAATTTCTCCGAAACCTGGGTTCTCAAAAACACCCAGAAACCCTAGATcgtaaaacaaaaacaaaccagAAGAAAACGAAATTGCTTCGGCGATTTTCAACTACTTATTGTTAGTACATTGTTTTTGTTCCTCGGAATTTTTAATCATATACATGATGTATGCGCATGGACAAGTAGGGTTACAGAAAAATATTAACAAAAATTTAATAGCAGGTAAAAAATTGGCGAGCTGACGGAGGAGGGAGGAGGAGAAGAGGGGCTGCAACTCTGATTGGGCGAAGATGCCGAACTCGATGATCAAAATTCGTCGAGAACGATAAATCCGTAGCGCTTGTGTGGTTTCAAATTTCTGCTCTCATTTCCCAATCAAAACTTTTGTGCTGGTATTTTATCTTTCTGATTTTGTTAATCCAAAGACAaatttgaaatctagggttttgatatGCCCAAAAAATTGATGGTGGGTTATTTGTTTCCCACTTGTTTTTTTGGGATATTTACAAAATACTCCCCTCATGGTTTATGAATGTTAGATATACCACATCATGTttcaaaaacattattatagTCCTTATTTTGGTGCAatcttttttttatttgattttcttatttaaaaacaaactaaaaaatACTTGTAGAATCTGGGAATCATATGCTTAATTTGTATCATTGAGATAAAATACTTAT encodes:
- the LOC111907494 gene encoding serine/threonine-protein phosphatase PP1 isozyme 2, whose protein sequence is MAQNGQGIDPAVLDDIINRLLEFRLARTVRQVQLSEAEIRQLCAAAREIFLQQPNLLELEAPIKICGDIHGQYGDLLRLFEYGGFPPDANYLFLGDYVDRGKQSLETICLLLAYKIKFPENFFLLRGNHECASINRIYGFYDECKRRFNVRLWKTFTDCFNCLPVAALIDDKILCMHGGLSPDLTNLDQIRNLPRPTDVPDTGLLCDLLWSDPNRDIKGWGMNDRGVSYTFGPDKVAEFLMQHDMDLVCRAHQVVEDGYEFFADRQLVTIFSAPNYCGEFDNAGAMMSVDESLMCSFQILKPADRKPRFL